From Xiphophorus maculatus strain JP 163 A chromosome 12, X_maculatus-5.0-male, whole genome shotgun sequence, the proteins below share one genomic window:
- the kntc1 gene encoding kinetochore-associated protein 1 → MATWSDVELLTNEDTSTVRLESVSGEEHGSGLYQVDTLVKISSSDKVPADPRLLSFGASNWSIVVIDKTVILFDQSYQTILLLLHFETDVDAIDVCLDGRFLVVCERNGNLHLIYVPHKIILFTRALVQKPSSEDKKTYRYLILNEDQSSSGMYHVFLLIKDGFFHISNLALTKIETACENMDVGALKELQSLIRVDFCSTEEYHDEGCSTAVIFSLGLEINLIIGGDKENIVTHWKMDHLKAKMCFAQSINNSLIPGVRKLVVMENLLYILDSEDVLSVWDLHFLVMIRCWPELAVHDFELTTECGSMVIQDKSSMKVITLTKQDNSQISSLQIRCLPSMSVCYSLDVSSASCLVQMKTNMDTIYLVEGIGENPESRGEAVSAVVVRCFTEALPENRLSRLLHKHMFEEAEKFAITFDLDLELVYKVKLDFVLEQLASASVGGYGQEVWSELVDEAKTNLMKITDEQYVVDYCLKAPWPTFDTAEKMLNHAASRYASLQIQEALARLATFCNLHGLENFNGIAWIEFLNSTDILGDVLTHLREGDMRGAQLLWLRYEGQIALEFEEKSLEAVLGAIPEDLLSQDLCPWLRTVFVPFVRRVLPRGQRILAKWLELKARNLELTEKGSWPKNGLDLAIIGLPSLWTWMKSIDDNDGANELQSLKSLVSNLHQLLDLHQKYSCRLSLSVFEKGSRLSVAFFMLDKVPAPELIAATVETSVRPYAEEHTLPFDELLLQYIKDLLERCSSQTTTLFTGWEGKAVAVLSCMTDTDLKVDAVLEIMQKAVVPWSNVVERLVQQYLEMDGPKQELLKESYHLMEIRKLLRGYGIRNFNLSNSTQVLSLIRYILKQDLPMSLEDSLTLAAAYKLPTTQINYLYLTQLIGHGKTEEVLTVLKRLSSAEAECVIERLTSWARLQLEDKVHISDEHKKRQMAVAQVMVEALKYLHSIQKHDALKSIECDSNLIMFKAIAHLQEDFDVFFTPSNYEDPNIRKQIQEHHITAYENTRARCSSKGEALSAPVVANDPDGKTKTISTEAGLRRLGRQLQRTEQELWSDLGLRALRVGKVEKALKIFSELYEHHSNNNTGKVLFTAAKTLCQMLQADVPMVIPEGMDLPALIHNLACQAITLCNSDLLLDCLELCKCTRIAMDVYHQCQLSDDYGFIAKDLSLEAEKDSYSQWSFQDVFNEDCIVLDPVSVLPVQYEITNCLLPIPQDNKLFPLDCSCLSHCSFEDGSNYLQTLLGPLTNMLQMLQECSQLELALRELINSYGSCLQHVTSNVMDTKLSIQLYDTHNLKKYNVCLNDVRKATVSTLNAVAVGLLNKVFNWRVVDCDLAIGLCTLLPKAEVFKILWKVIDNTWQNYDKILAVAKIGANLCSLYKEPEEQKKFLSVITDAEWGVKLGKLEISMQPVFRQRPELKSCLIPEMVKNRKITPDIILQYCSTFGLDRDRVINQYITTLLLLQEADGGSAGAAGSGLDEEQPLCDEDALERILQIIPMLSSPSELTASLCAALFKLSPYNYERIEVVLKIIQVADEYVAAFSLSQAMGLLQHLKSYKRVSPPSDVENTYLLENGLMPNPLSSSRLPFHLLMQTKHFWKIISPELSEETFPTLLLISKLMKVSLDKLYMSAANHVFEKKMKPLILEQRKKAQGHGYNKETLKVAKTMMKYIQCIQSLEWAAATAHKITQELPPGLEKTQSLRYCLGLGEAWLKDPNLEEAARARGETFLSKLKLQFQRSATENMLISSQLSSPELLKLSGLPARLIMALHEHSSVEQRYRETGGQTFPDIHAAVREIATINNVDLGKIRNMLLEKWICKTGPAVTKEVGNQDCVTNIEEDPDLLRTVYMLQSYPVDVATRLLSPILCAETWPLSSSGPRLTFCHRTRALLCLIRLADAESLEAQLQIPRSKFKCYLKSYIFVSQLEALNIPYTIQSFLSSPKDGLVKGLWKNHSHEPQAVRLVADLCLEYQVYDPQLWNSLLQKLLGFNLISHLQMVLEAIVAVPTLWEISSFSRTWRSMILAPFVSASVPLSPDQQAMLYRTFVLLLKCPFLLNLDLIGIANRFAQFNLHAFALGTLLLLPCANKKAQQIQGFLSMCNPVAVLEQVDEFMNTGELAGIPSQIRETVLKFISQNGQHQKVMKTKHFAHLKQLVVSSGQPHQLKELVEFLISQNCQDDADSLTREYLKHREQQRGETLPNGCLKDFLSTTNGVSG, encoded by the exons atggCGACGTGGAGTGACGTTGAGCTTCTGACCAACGAAGATACAAGCACGGTCCGCCTGGAGAGCGTGTCAGGAGAGGAGCATGGAAGCGGCTTGTATCAGGTTGACACGTTGGTCAAAATATCCTCCTCCGATAAG GTTCCTGCAGATCCCCGGCTTTTATCCTTCGGTGCTTCCAATTGGAGTATTGTTGTCATTGACAAGACGGTGATCCTATTTGATCAGAGCTATCAGACCattcttctccttctccactTTG agaCGGATGTGGATGCAATTGATGTTTGCCTTGATGGACGATTTTTGGTGGTCTGTGAAAGAAATGGAAACCTTCATTTGATCTATGTTCCACACAAAATAATCCTCTTTACCAGA GCTTTGGTTCAAAAACCATCAAGTGAAGACAAGAAAACCTACCGCTATCTCATCCTAAATGAGGACCAGTCATCTTCTG GGATGTatcatgtctttcttcttatTAAGGAtggatttttccacatttcaaacCTTGCTTTGACAAAGATAGAGACag CATGTGAAAATATGGACGTGGGAGCTTTGAAAGAG CTCCAGAGTCTCATCAGGGTAGACTTTTGCTCTACTGAAGAGTACCATGATGAGGGCTGCAGTACAGCAGTGATCTTCAGTCTTGGCCTTGAAATCAATCTAATTATTGGG GGggacaaagaaaatattgtgaCTCACTGGAAGATGGATCATCTTAAGGCAAAGATGTGCTTTGCTCAGTCCATCAACAACAGCCTAATTCCTG GTGTGAGAAAGCTGGTAGTGATGGAAAATCTGTTGTATATTTTGGACTCCGAG GATGTTCTGAGCGTTTGGGACCTGCATTTTCTTGTCATGATTCGCTGCTGGCCAGAGCTGGCCGTTCACGACTTTGAACTAACCACGGAGTGTGGCTCCATGGTGAT CCAAGACAAGAGCAGCATGAAGGTGATCACTCTGACGAAGCAAGACAACAGTCAG atCAGCTCCCTTCAAATCAGATGTTTGCCCTCTATGAGTGTTTGCTACTCCCTTGATGTCTCCTCGGCCTCCTGTCTTGtccagatgaaaacaaacatg gACACAATTTATTTGGTTGAGGGGATTGGTGAGAACCCGGAAAG CCGAGGAGAGGCTGTCTCAGCTGTTGTGGTCAGATGTTTCACTGAGGCTTTACCCGAGAACAG GCTGAGCAGGCTTCTACACAAACACATGTTTGAGGAGGCAGAAAAGTTTGCGATTACATTTGACCTTGATTTGGAG ctTGTTTACAAAGTGAAGCTTGACTTTGTGCTGGAGCAGCTGGCCTCGGCGTCAGTGGGTGGATACGGACAGGAAGTCTGGTCTGAACTCGTAGATGAGGCCAAGACAAACCTGATGAAAATCAca GATGAGCAGTATGTAGTGGACTATTGCCTCAAAGCTCCGTGGCCGACCTTTGACACCGCAGAGAAGATGCTAAACCACGCTGCCTCTCGATACGCCTCCTTACAGATACAAGAAGCCTTGGCTCGACTGGCAACATTCTGCAACCTGCATGGCTTGGAAAACTTCAA TGGGATCGCGTGGATTGAGTTCCTGAACAGCACCGACATTCTGGGAGATGTTCTGACCCACCTGAGAGAGGGAGACATGAGGGGCGCACAGCTCCTGTGGCTGAGATACGAG GGACAGATCGCTCTGGAGTTTGAGGAGAAGAGTCTGGAAGCAGTTCTCGGTGCCATCCCAGAGGACCTGCTGTCCCAAGACCTCTGTCCTTGGTTAAGGACAGTTTTTGTCCCTTTTGTGAGGAGAGTCCTTCCAAGAGGACAG AGAATCCTGGCTAAATGGCTTGAGCTGAAAGCAAGAAATCTGGAGTTAACTGAAAAG GGGTCTTGGCCTAAGAATGGGCTGGATTTGGCCATTATTGGGCTTCCCTCTTTATGGACCTGGATGAAATCGATT GATGATAATGATGGTGCAAATGAGCTGCAGAGCCTCAAATCTCTTGTGTCCAACCTCCATCAGTTGCTGGACCTTCACCAGAAGTACAGCTGCAGACTGTCGCTCTCAGTCTTtgaaaag GGAAGCAGGTTGAGTGTGGCGTTCTTCATGCTGGACAAAGTTCCAGCTCCAGAACTGATTGCCGCCACAGTGGAAACCAGCGTTCGGCCGTACGCCGAGGAGCACACGCTTCCTTTTGATGAGTTGCTGCTGCAGTACATCAAG gATCTGCTGGAACGCTGCAGTTCTCAGACCACAACCCTTTTCACCGGATGGGAAGGCAAAGCAGTGGCTGTGCTCAGCTGCATGACTGACACTGAT CTGAAGGTGGATGCCGTGTTAGAGATCATGCAAAAAGCTGTGGTACCCTGGAGCAATGTGGTGGAGAGACTTGTGCAGCAATACCTGGAGATGGATGGACCAAA acagGAGCTTTTGAAGGAGAGCTACCACCTGATGGAGATTCGGAAGCTTCTCCGTGGCTACGGCATCCGCAATTTCAACCTCTCCAACAGCACTCAAGTTCTG TCACTGATTCGATATATCCTGAAGCAAGACTTGCCCATGTCTTTAGAGGACTCCCTGACATTAGCAGCAGCATACAAGCTGCCGACAACACAGATAAATTATCTATATCTCACCCAGTTGATAGGCCATGGAAAG ACCGAGGAAGTCCTGACTGTCCTCAAGAGGCTGTCTTCTGCAGAGGCAGAGTGTGTGATAGAGCGTCTCACGTCGTGGGCtcggctgcagctggaggataaAGTCCACATATCTGATGAG CACAAGAAACGCCAGATGGCCGTAGCTCAGGTGATGGTGGAGGCTCTAAAATATCTGCATTCCATTCAGAAAC ATGATGCTCTTAAAAGTATAGAGTGTGACTCCAACCTCATCATGTTCAAGGCGATCGCCCACCTGCAG GAggattttgatgttttcttcacCCCTTCCAACTATGAGGATCCAAACATTAGAAAACAAATCCAGGAACATCACATCACAGCGTATGAAAACACGCGAGCTCGCTGTTCATCAAAGGGGGAGGCTTTGTCGGCTCCGGTTGTGGCGAATGATCCCGACGGGAAGACCAAGACCATCTCCACAGAAGCTGGGTTACGGCGACTCGGGCGGCAGCTGCAGCGCACCGAACAGGAACTGTGGTCTGACCTCGGCCTGCGGGCGCTGAGGGTGGGGAAGGTGGAGAAGGCCCTGAAGATATTCAG TGAGTTGTATGAGCACCACTCCAACAACAATACGGGGAAGGTTTTGTTCACTGCTGCCAAGACTTTGTGCCAGATGCTGCAGGCGGATGTTCCCATGGTGATTCCTGAAGGCATGGATTTGCCTGCACTCATCCACAATCTGGCCTGCCAAGCCATCACTCTGTGCAACTCTG atttgctGCTGGACTGCCTGGAGCTTTGCAAGTGCACACGGATCGCCATGGATGTGTATCATCAGTGTCAACTATCAGACGACTACGGTTTCATCGCCAAG GACTTGAGTTTGGAGGCAGAAAAAGATTCATATTCTCAGTGGAGCtttcaagatgtttttaatgaagactGCATTGTTTTGGATCCGGTGTCAGTACTTCCTGTACAGTATGAAATCACCAACTGCCTGTTGCCTATTCCCCAGG ACAATAAACTATTTCCGTTGGATTGTTCCTGTTTGTCACATTGCTCATTTGAAGACG GTTCAAACTACCTGCAGACCCTTCTCGGCCCGCTGACCAACATGCTGCAGATGCTGCAGGAGTGCAGTCAGCTGGAGTTGGCTCTCAGAGAGCTGATCAACTCCTATGGTAGCTGTCTGCAGCATGTCACTTCAAATGTTATGGACACAAAGTTAAGTATTCAG CTTTACGATACCCACAATCTTAAGAAGTACAACGTGTGCCTGAATGATGTCAGAAAAGCAACCGTATCCACTCTCAATGCTGTGGCTGTCGGCCTTTTGAACAAG GTGTTCAACTGGAGAGTGGTTGATTGTGATTTGGCGATTGGTCTTTGTACACTCCTACCCAAAGCAGAAGTCTTCAAAATATTGTGGAAAGTCATAGACAACACCTGGCAAAATTATGACAAAATCCTG GCGGTGGCGAAAATTGGGGCCAATCTCTGCAGTTTATATAAGGAACCAGAGGAACAGAAGAAGTTTCTGTCAGTCATCACTGATGCAGAGTGGGGAGTCAAGCTTGGAAAATTAGAG ATCTCTATGCAGCCGGTGTTTCGTCAGCGTCCGGAGTTGAAGAGCTGTCTGATCCCTGAAATGGTGAAGAACAGGAAGATCACCCCTGATATTATCCTCCAGTATTGCAG TACTTTTGGCCTGGACCGTGATCGTGTGATCAACCAGTACATCACCaccttgctgctgctgcaagagGCCGATGGCGGCAGCGCGGGTGCAGCGGGCTCAGGCCTGGATGAGGAGCAGCCGCTGTGTGATGAAGATGCTTTGGAACGGATCCTGCAGATCATCCCCATGCTGAGCAGCCCCAGCGAGCTCACCGCCAGTCTCTGCGCTGCCCTGTTTAAG CTCAGCCCGTACAACTACGAGCGGATTGAAGTGGTGCTGAAGATCATACAGGTTGCAGATGAGTATGTGGCCGCCTTCTCCCTCAGTCAG gCGATGGGCCTCCTTCAGCACCTGAAGTCCTACAAGAGAGTTTCTCCTCCCTCGGATGTGGAGAACACGTATCTTCTGGAAAACGGTCTTATGCCCAACCCCTTGTCCAGCAGTAGACTGCCTTTCCACCTGCTCATGCAGACCAAACACTTCTGGAAAATTATCT ctcCTGAGCTGAGTGAGGAAACGTTCCCAACTCTTCTACTGATCAGCAAACTGATGAAG GTGAGCCTCGATAAGCTTTACATGTCAGCAGCAAACCACGTGTTTGAGAAGAAGATGAAGCCTTTAATCTTGGAACAAAGGAAAAAGGCTCAAGGACACGGCTACAACAAGGAGACTCTGAAAGTGGCCAAGACCATGATGAAATACATTCAGTGCATCCAGAGCCTGGAGTGGGCTGCAGCCACAGCACATAAGATCACACAGGAACTGCCACCAG GCTTGGAGAAGACGCAGTCTCTTCGGTACTGTTTGGGTCTTGGAGAAGCTTGGCTCAAAGATCCAAATCTAGAG GAGGCTGCCCGGGCCCGAGGGGAGACCTTCCTGTCgaagctgaagctgcagtttcAGCGTTCTGCCACAGAGAACATGCTGATCAGCAGTCAGCTGAGCAGCCCAGAGCTCCTGAAGCTGAGCGGCCTGCCCGCCAGGCTCATCATGGCTCTGCACGAACACAGCAGTGTGGAGCAGCGCTACAGAGAGACCGGAGGTCAAACCTTTCCCG aCATACATGCTGCCGTGAGGGAAATCGCCACAATCAACAATGTGGATCTTGGGAAAATCCGCAACATGCTGTTAGAAAAATGGATCTGCAAAACAGGCCCAGCTGTTACCAAG GAAGTAGGAAATCAGGATTGTGTGACCAACATTGAGGAGGATCCAGACTTATTGAG GACGGTCTACATGCTGCAGTCCTACCCCGTGGATGTTGCGACCCGTCTGCTGAGCCCTATTCTTTGTGCTGAAACCTGG CCTCTCAGCTCTTCTGGTCCTCGTCTGACTTTCTGCCACCGAACTCGAGCTCTGCTCTGCCTCATCCGCCTCGCCGACGCAGAGTCTCTGGAGGCTCAGCTGCAGATCCCAAGGAGCAAATTTAA ATGCTATCTGAAGTCTTACATCTTCGTGTCTCAGCTGGAGGCATTAAATATCCCCTACACCATTCAGTCCTTCCTCAGCAGCCCAAAGGACGGCTTGGTTAAAGGcctgtggaagaaccacagtcATGAGCCACAG gcTGTACGTCTGGTAGCTGACCTGTGTCTGGAGTACCAGGTGTACGACCCTCAGCTGTGGAACAGTCTGCTTCAGAAGCTGCTGGGCTTCAATTTG ATCAGTCACCTTCAGATGGTGCTGGAAGCAATTGTCGCTGTGCCAACGTTATGGGAG attTCCAGTTTCTCCAGGACTTGGAGGAGTATGATCCTGGCACCTTTTGTCTCAG CCTCGGTTCCTTTGAGCCCGGACCAACAAGCAATGCTCTACAGGACTTTTGTTCTCCTGCTCAA gtGTCCCTTCCTCTTGAATCTAGACTTGATAGGAATTGCAAACCGGTTTGCGCAGTTCAACCTTCATGCCTTCGCTTTGGGAACTCTGCTTCTCCTCCCCTGTGCAAATAAAAAGGCACAGCAGATCCAG ggGTTTCTGTCCATGTGCAACCCAGTGGCCGTCCTTGAGCAGGTGGATGAGTTCATGAATACGGGTGAATTGGCTGGAATCCCTTCACAG ATCAGGGAGACGGTCTTAAAGTTCATCAGCCAAAATGGACAGCACCAGAAAGTGATGAAAACCAAACACTTCGCCCACCTGAAGCAGCTCGTTGTGTCCAGTGGCCAACCCCACCAGCTGAAGGAGTTGGTGGAGTTCCTGATCAGCCAGAACTG